The proteins below come from a single Triticum aestivum cultivar Chinese Spring chromosome 5D, IWGSC CS RefSeq v2.1, whole genome shotgun sequence genomic window:
- the LOC123120783 gene encoding uncharacterized protein: MPVSHRTRSSGVRIADSSPTSGRLVLVRPKAEPDLPAEYEAIARRGFSDEDALNHGPECHGSDPFLGLIPAFGRPTEPEPSRPRLANIRLISGMRRDLQIEETTQNGSSLPQPYRCSPPSSHAQVRRGRKQGLGATPARRQSDAQPSLLKDCIGAIDGTHVRAGVTKDVEHSFRGRKAFTTQNVMAAVDFDLRFTYVLAGWEGLAHDATVLADALTRERGLQVPPVLPS; encoded by the exons atgcCGGTCAGCcaccgcacccgcagctccggcgtccgcatcgccgACTCCTCCCCCACCTCTGGCCGCCTCGTCCTCGTTAGGCCGAAGGCGGAGCCCGACCTCCCCGCAGAGTACGAGGccatagcccggcgcggcttctccgacgaggacgccctaaA TCACGGGCCGGAATGTCATGGGTCGGACCCGTTCCTGGGCCTCATTCCAGCGTTCGGTAGGCCAACCGAACCAGAACCAAGTCGTCCCCGCTTAGCGAATATTCGCCTCATATCCGGAATGCGCCGAGACCTCCAAATCGAGGAAACCACGCAGAACGGCTCGTCTCTCCCCCAACCCTATCGctgctctcctccttcctcccacgCACAG GTTAGAAGGGGAAGAAAGCAGGGTCTAGGTGCTACACCGGCGCGGCGGCAGAGCGATGCACAACCATCTCTCTTGAAG GATTGTATTGGAGCTATCGATGGTACACATGTGCGAGCAGGTGTTACCAAAGATGTGGAGCATTCCTTTCGGGGTAGGAAGGCCTTCACCACTCAAAATGTGATGGCAGCGGTAGATTTTGATCTACGCTTCACATATGTGTTAGCTGGTTGGGAAGGGTTAGCACATGATGCTACTGTTTTAGCTGATGCATTAACGCGTGAGAGGGGCTTACAAGTACCACCGG TTCTACCTAGTTGA